One Hippoglossus hippoglossus isolate fHipHip1 chromosome 13, fHipHip1.pri, whole genome shotgun sequence genomic window carries:
- the wsb1 gene encoding WD repeat and SOCS box-containing protein 1 — protein sequence MASFPDSVNEKEIGKAKFIAELLVPVAPFDQKSGREAWTVAFAPNGSYLAWSQGRRIVRLIPWAKCLKSFSASQSGVDTNASSPRRLSCQSSDGGQLIPASGEPCEHTIDCGDIVWGMAFGSSVPEKQSRCVNIEWHRFKFGQDQLLLATGLNNGRIKIWDVYTGKLLLNLMDHTDVVRDLTFAPDGSLMLVSASRDKTLRVWDLKDDGNMAKVLRGHQSWVYCSAFTPDSSILCSVGAGKAVFLWNMDKYTLIRKLEGHHNDVVSCDFSPDGALLATASHDTRVIVWDHHKGTILLELGHLFPPPSPIFAGGSNDRWVRSVSFCPDGRHIASITDDRLVRFWSIEERAPQAIAPLTNGLCCAFSPEGSVLSAGTHDGSVHFWESPRSIASLQHICRMALRRVMTTQQVETLAIPTPLCDYLTYKVI from the exons GTAAGGCTAAGTTCATCGCTGAACTCCTGGTGCCTGTTGCTCCCTTCGACCAGAAGTCTGGGCGTGAGGCTTGGACAGTAGCCTTTGCACCCAATGGTTCCTACCTCGCTTGGTCTCAGGGGCGTCGCATTGTCAGGCTCATTCCCTGGGCAAAATGCCTGAAGAGCTT TTCAGCTAGCCAGTCTGGAGTGGACACCAATGCCTCGAGCCCGCGGCGTTTATCCTGTCAGAGCAGTGACGGAGGCCAGCTCATCCCAGCGTCCGGTGAGCCATGCGAGCACACCATCGACTGCGGTGACATTGTCTGGGGCATGGCTTTCGGTTCCTCTGTGCCAGAGAAGCAGAGTCGCTGTGTAAACATCGAGTGGCACCGCTTCAAGTTCGGCCAGGACCAGCTGCTACTGGCAACAGGCCTCAACAATGGTCGCATCAAGATCTGGGATGTTTACACTG GAAAACTGTTGCTGAATCTGATGGACCATACTGATGTAGTGCGAGACTTGACCTTTGCTCCTGATGGCAGCCTCATGCTGGTCTCTGCATCCAGAGATAAGACCCTGCGTGTATGGGACCTCAAAGATGATG GTAACATGGCAAAGGTTTTGCGGGGGCATCAGAGCTGGGTGTACTGCAGCGCCTTCACCCCAGACTCCTCCATCTTGTGCTCAGTTGGCGCCGGCAAAGCA GTGTTTCTATGGAACATGGATAAGTACACGTTGATCCGGAAGCTGGAGGGGCACCACAATGACGTGGTGTCCTGTGACTTTTCACCAGATGGGGCACTGTTGGCCACTGCCTCTCATGACACCAGGGTCATTGTATGGGACCACCACAAGGGCACCATCCTGCTGGAACTTGG CcatctcttccctcctccatcacccATTTTTGCTGGAGGGTCAAATGACCGCTGGGTTCGCAGCGTGAGCTTCTGTCCTGACGGTCGCCACATCGCCAGTATCACCGATGACAG ACTGGTTCGTTTCTGGAGCATCGAGGAAAGGGCACCTCAGGCCATCGCGCCTCTCACTAATGGCCTCTGCTGTGCCTTCTCTCCTGAAGGAAGTGTCCTTTCGGCTGG GACTCATGATGGAAGCGTGCACTTCTGGGAGTCTCCTCGTAGCATTGCCAGTCTGCAGCACATCTGCAGGATGGCTCTCCGCCGGGTGATGACCACCCAGCAGGTGGAGACCCTGGCCATTCCGACTCCGCTCTGCGACTACCTGACGTACAAAGTCATCTaa